The Nocardia sp. NBC_00508 nucleotide sequence TTGCCTGCTGTGATTCCTCGCCGGGGAACCATGCGACCAAGCATTACGCCAGCAGCGGGCATCCGGTGATGCGCAGCGTGGAGCCGGGCGAGGCGTGGCGGTGGTGCTATGTCGACGAGCTGCTGGGGTAGCGCGCGGGGTTCAGCGGCGGGCGTGGGAGTAGATCAGGCGCGCGTACTCGGCCAGCAGCCCGTCCAGTGACAGGTCTTCGCCGCCTGCGGCGATCTGCTGGTAGCCGACGAGCATCGCCATGCCCAGCGAGGTGACCACCGCGGCGGTGTCGTCGTCACCGACGACCCCTTTGACCGCCTTGTGCACGGTGCGCCTGCGGGATTCGTCGACGCGTTTGAGGGCGAGATTGACCGATTCGTCGTTGGCGGCCCAGGCGCGGATCGCGGCTTCGGCGGAGTGGTGCAGTCCGGCGGCGAGGTCGGACATGGCGCGGATGTCGTCGTCGGGGTTGCCCTGGTTGAACGGCATCGTCCCCAGGATGCGCACCTGGCGGTTCTCCCAGTGGTCGAGCAAGGCGTCGACGAATCCTTGCCAGCTGCCGAAGTGGTGGTAGAACGATCCGCTGGTGACGCCGAGCCGGCGACAGAGCACGCCGATGTTCAGGCCCTTGAAGCCGAATTCGGCGAGCACCTCCAAGCCGGTGGCGAAGTACTGCTCCTTGGTGACCACACGTGACATTCGCGGCGCCGTTCTCTTCGTTCGGGCAGGGAGGGTGAGG carries:
- a CDS encoding TetR/AcrR family transcriptional regulator translates to MSRVVTKEQYFATGLEVLAEFGFKGLNIGVLCRRLGVTSGSFYHHFGSWQGFVDALLDHWENRQVRILGTMPFNQGNPDDDIRAMSDLAAGLHHSAEAAIRAWAANDESVNLALKRVDESRRRTVHKAVKGVVGDDDTAAVVTSLGMAMLVGYQQIAAGGEDLSLDGLLAEYARLIYSHARR